The proteins below are encoded in one region of Pelecanus crispus isolate bPelCri1 chromosome 4, bPelCri1.pri, whole genome shotgun sequence:
- the UTP3 gene encoding something about silencing protein 10 isoform X1 encodes MRTRRGTVLRPPPEPAEEEDGGEEAAGGRVPEEEVVEEEDFHEAQFQAVMAALESGEEAGDSEEEEEEEVLGLQLPEEDSEEEEEEEEEEDGHGEEEEEKEEEVQGLDLYVDHSAEEEGEDGEGEDGESEMEEDGEGEEEEEDEVEDEDGDLSMESDLEERRQDTKLPHELSWGQRKQLYYDTDYGTDAQAKGKRSQQEVDAEEEEEEQEAQLIQRRLAQDLGEDDYGLDVIQGYVAEQQKTHDGKAQKIDKDLQALSKKEQLKLLKQESPELLQLIEDFEVKLMELKDELHPLLQMIKDGTIPQGKGSRYLQTKYHLYLNYCANISFYLVLKSKRMPVHSHPVIERLVAYRNIINDLAVIDQKLSSQVRMLLRNYYDKKELKLRKEKKFAVFLPLDVKKNKPKRAPALADEPSDESDLDEEAALKYYKMMEEKLKLKRKRAEDQDTLEEEAVLEGEDPNKKRGVTYQMIKNKGLTPKRKKIDRNPRVKHREKFRRAKIRRKGQVREVRTELHRYAGELSGIRAGVKKSRKLQ; translated from the coding sequence ATGAGGACGCGGCGCGGCACCGTCCTGCGGCCGCCGCCCGAGCCCgccgaggaggaggatggcGGCGAGGAGGCGGCCGGCGGCCGGGTCCCGGAggaagaggtggtggaggaggaggacttCCATGAGGCGCAGTTCCAAGCGGTGATGGCGGCCCTGGAGAGCGGGGAGGAGGCCGGGgacagcgaggaggaggaggaggaagaggtgctggggctgcagctgcccgAGGAGgacagcgaggaggaggaggaggaagaggaggaggaggacgggcacggtgaggaagaagaggagaaggaggaggaggtacAGGGGCTGGATCTCTACGTGGACCACAGCGCAGAAGAGGAGGGTGAAGATGGAGAGGGTGAAGATGGAGAGAGTGAGatggaggaggatggagaaggtgaagaggaggaggaagatgaggttGAAGATGAAGATGGGGACCTGTCCATGGAAAGCGACCTGGAGGAGCGCCGTCAGGACACCAAGCTCCCCCATGAGCTCTCCTGGGGCCAACGCAAGCAGCTCTACTACGACACGGACTACGGGACCGATGCTCAGGCCAAGGGCAAGCGCAGCCAGCAAGAAGTCgatgctgaggaggaggaagaggagcaggaggctCAACTCATCCAGAGGCGGTTGGCGCAGGATTTAGGGGAAGATGATTACGGGTTGGATGTGATCCAGGGCTACGTGGCTGAGCAGCAGAAAACCCACGATGGCAAGGCGCAGAAGATTGACAAAGATTTGCAGGCCCTTTCCAAGAAGGAGCAGCTGAAGCTCCTGAAGCAGGAGTCCcctgagctcctgcagctgatTGAGGACTTTGAAGTCAAGCTCATGGAGCTCAAGGACGAACTGCACCCGCTGCTGCAAATGATCAAAGACGGCACTATCCCCCAAGGGAAAGGCAGTCGCTATTTGCAGACCAAGTATCATCTCTACTTGAATTACTGTGCCAATATCAGTTTCTATTTGGTTTTGAAGTCCAAGAGGATGCCGGTTCATAGTCACCCCGTTATCGAGCGGCTGGTTGCTTACAGAAATATAATCAATGACCTAGCTGTTATAGATCAAAAGTTATCCTCACAAGTTCGTATGCTTTTGAGAAACTACTATGATAAGAAGGAACTTAAATTACGGAAGGAGAAGAAGTTTGCGGTGTTTCTCCCATTGGatgttaagaaaaacaaaccaaaacgTGCTCCTGCGCTTGCTGATGAACCGTCAGATGAGTCGGACCTGGACGAAGAGGCCGCCCTAAAATACTATAAGATGATGGAGGAGAAGTTGAAACTCAAGAGGAAGAGAGCTGAAGACCAAGACACGCTTGAAGAAGAAGCGGTGTTGGAAGGAGAGGATCCAAATAAAAAGAGAGGTGTGACCTATCAGATGATCAAGAACAAAGGCCTCACGCCCAAAAGGAAGAAGATCGATCGCAACCCCAGGGTCAAGCATCGGGAGAAGTTTCGGCGAGCCAAGATTCGCCGCAAGGGCCAGGTCCGTGAAGTTCGGACAGAATTGCACAGATATGCCGGGGAGCTGTCTGGCATTCGCGCAGGAGTTAAGAAAAGCAGGAAGCTTCAATGA
- the UTP3 gene encoding something about silencing protein 10 isoform X2 — protein MRTRRGTVLRPPPEPAEEEDGGEEAAGGRVPEEEVVEEEDFHEAQFQAVMAALESGEEAGDSEEEEEEEVLGLQLPEEDSEEEEEEEEEEDGHGEEEEEKEEEVQGLDLYVDHSAEEEGEDGEEGEEEEEDEVEDEDGDLSMESDLEERRQDTKLPHELSWGQRKQLYYDTDYGTDAQAKGKRSQQEVDAEEEEEEQEAQLIQRRLAQDLGEDDYGLDVIQGYVAEQQKTHDGKAQKIDKDLQALSKKEQLKLLKQESPELLQLIEDFEVKLMELKDELHPLLQMIKDGTIPQGKGSRYLQTKYHLYLNYCANISFYLVLKSKRMPVHSHPVIERLVAYRNIINDLAVIDQKLSSQVRMLLRNYYDKKELKLRKEKKFAVFLPLDVKKNKPKRAPALADEPSDESDLDEEAALKYYKMMEEKLKLKRKRAEDQDTLEEEAVLEGEDPNKKRGVTYQMIKNKGLTPKRKKIDRNPRVKHREKFRRAKIRRKGQVREVRTELHRYAGELSGIRAGVKKSRKLQ, from the exons ATGAGGACGCGGCGCGGCACCGTCCTGCGGCCGCCGCCCGAGCCCgccgaggaggaggatggcGGCGAGGAGGCGGCCGGCGGCCGGGTCCCGGAggaagaggtggtggaggaggaggacttCCATGAGGCGCAGTTCCAAGCGGTGATGGCGGCCCTGGAGAGCGGGGAGGAGGCCGGGgacagcgaggaggaggaggaggaagaggtgctggggctgcagctgcccgAGGAGgacagcgaggaggaggaggaggaagaggaggaggaggacgggcacggtgaggaagaagaggagaaggaggaggaggtacAGGGGCTGGATCTCTACGTGGACCACAGCGCAGAAGAGGAGGGTGAAGATGGAGAGG aaggtgaagaggaggaggaagatgaggttGAAGATGAAGATGGGGACCTGTCCATGGAAAGCGACCTGGAGGAGCGCCGTCAGGACACCAAGCTCCCCCATGAGCTCTCCTGGGGCCAACGCAAGCAGCTCTACTACGACACGGACTACGGGACCGATGCTCAGGCCAAGGGCAAGCGCAGCCAGCAAGAAGTCgatgctgaggaggaggaagaggagcaggaggctCAACTCATCCAGAGGCGGTTGGCGCAGGATTTAGGGGAAGATGATTACGGGTTGGATGTGATCCAGGGCTACGTGGCTGAGCAGCAGAAAACCCACGATGGCAAGGCGCAGAAGATTGACAAAGATTTGCAGGCCCTTTCCAAGAAGGAGCAGCTGAAGCTCCTGAAGCAGGAGTCCcctgagctcctgcagctgatTGAGGACTTTGAAGTCAAGCTCATGGAGCTCAAGGACGAACTGCACCCGCTGCTGCAAATGATCAAAGACGGCACTATCCCCCAAGGGAAAGGCAGTCGCTATTTGCAGACCAAGTATCATCTCTACTTGAATTACTGTGCCAATATCAGTTTCTATTTGGTTTTGAAGTCCAAGAGGATGCCGGTTCATAGTCACCCCGTTATCGAGCGGCTGGTTGCTTACAGAAATATAATCAATGACCTAGCTGTTATAGATCAAAAGTTATCCTCACAAGTTCGTATGCTTTTGAGAAACTACTATGATAAGAAGGAACTTAAATTACGGAAGGAGAAGAAGTTTGCGGTGTTTCTCCCATTGGatgttaagaaaaacaaaccaaaacgTGCTCCTGCGCTTGCTGATGAACCGTCAGATGAGTCGGACCTGGACGAAGAGGCCGCCCTAAAATACTATAAGATGATGGAGGAGAAGTTGAAACTCAAGAGGAAGAGAGCTGAAGACCAAGACACGCTTGAAGAAGAAGCGGTGTTGGAAGGAGAGGATCCAAATAAAAAGAGAGGTGTGACCTATCAGATGATCAAGAACAAAGGCCTCACGCCCAAAAGGAAGAAGATCGATCGCAACCCCAGGGTCAAGCATCGGGAGAAGTTTCGGCGAGCCAAGATTCGCCGCAAGGGCCAGGTCCGTGAAGTTCGGACAGAATTGCACAGATATGCCGGGGAGCTGTCTGGCATTCGCGCAGGAGTTAAGAAAAGCAGGAAGCTTCAATGA
- the UTP3 gene encoding something about silencing protein 10 isoform X3, giving the protein MRTRRGTVLRPPPEPAEEEDGGEEAAGGRVPEEEVVEEEDFHEAQFQAVMAALESGEEAGDSEEEEEEEVLGLQLPEEDSEEEEEEEEEEDGHGEEEEEKEEEVQGLDLYVDHSAEEEGEDGEGEDGENEVEDEDGDLSMESDLEERRQDTKLPHELSWGQRKQLYYDTDYGTDAQAKGKRSQQEVDAEEEEEEQEAQLIQRRLAQDLGEDDYGLDVIQGYVAEQQKTHDGKAQKIDKDLQALSKKEQLKLLKQESPELLQLIEDFEVKLMELKDELHPLLQMIKDGTIPQGKGSRYLQTKYHLYLNYCANISFYLVLKSKRMPVHSHPVIERLVAYRNIINDLAVIDQKLSSQVRMLLRNYYDKKELKLRKEKKFAVFLPLDVKKNKPKRAPALADEPSDESDLDEEAALKYYKMMEEKLKLKRKRAEDQDTLEEEAVLEGEDPNKKRGVTYQMIKNKGLTPKRKKIDRNPRVKHREKFRRAKIRRKGQVREVRTELHRYAGELSGIRAGVKKSRKLQ; this is encoded by the exons ATGAGGACGCGGCGCGGCACCGTCCTGCGGCCGCCGCCCGAGCCCgccgaggaggaggatggcGGCGAGGAGGCGGCCGGCGGCCGGGTCCCGGAggaagaggtggtggaggaggaggacttCCATGAGGCGCAGTTCCAAGCGGTGATGGCGGCCCTGGAGAGCGGGGAGGAGGCCGGGgacagcgaggaggaggaggaggaagaggtgctggggctgcagctgcccgAGGAGgacagcgaggaggaggaggaggaagaggaggaggaggacgggcacggtgaggaagaagaggagaaggaggaggaggtacAGGGGCTGGATCTCTACGTGGACCACAGCGCAGAAGAGGAGGGTGAAGATGGAGAGGGTGAAGATGGAGAGA atgaggttGAAGATGAAGATGGGGACCTGTCCATGGAAAGCGACCTGGAGGAGCGCCGTCAGGACACCAAGCTCCCCCATGAGCTCTCCTGGGGCCAACGCAAGCAGCTCTACTACGACACGGACTACGGGACCGATGCTCAGGCCAAGGGCAAGCGCAGCCAGCAAGAAGTCgatgctgaggaggaggaagaggagcaggaggctCAACTCATCCAGAGGCGGTTGGCGCAGGATTTAGGGGAAGATGATTACGGGTTGGATGTGATCCAGGGCTACGTGGCTGAGCAGCAGAAAACCCACGATGGCAAGGCGCAGAAGATTGACAAAGATTTGCAGGCCCTTTCCAAGAAGGAGCAGCTGAAGCTCCTGAAGCAGGAGTCCcctgagctcctgcagctgatTGAGGACTTTGAAGTCAAGCTCATGGAGCTCAAGGACGAACTGCACCCGCTGCTGCAAATGATCAAAGACGGCACTATCCCCCAAGGGAAAGGCAGTCGCTATTTGCAGACCAAGTATCATCTCTACTTGAATTACTGTGCCAATATCAGTTTCTATTTGGTTTTGAAGTCCAAGAGGATGCCGGTTCATAGTCACCCCGTTATCGAGCGGCTGGTTGCTTACAGAAATATAATCAATGACCTAGCTGTTATAGATCAAAAGTTATCCTCACAAGTTCGTATGCTTTTGAGAAACTACTATGATAAGAAGGAACTTAAATTACGGAAGGAGAAGAAGTTTGCGGTGTTTCTCCCATTGGatgttaagaaaaacaaaccaaaacgTGCTCCTGCGCTTGCTGATGAACCGTCAGATGAGTCGGACCTGGACGAAGAGGCCGCCCTAAAATACTATAAGATGATGGAGGAGAAGTTGAAACTCAAGAGGAAGAGAGCTGAAGACCAAGACACGCTTGAAGAAGAAGCGGTGTTGGAAGGAGAGGATCCAAATAAAAAGAGAGGTGTGACCTATCAGATGATCAAGAACAAAGGCCTCACGCCCAAAAGGAAGAAGATCGATCGCAACCCCAGGGTCAAGCATCGGGAGAAGTTTCGGCGAGCCAAGATTCGCCGCAAGGGCCAGGTCCGTGAAGTTCGGACAGAATTGCACAGATATGCCGGGGAGCTGTCTGGCATTCGCGCAGGAGTTAAGAAAAGCAGGAAGCTTCAATGA
- the JCHAIN gene encoding immunoglobulin J chain, whose protein sequence is MKSSLLLCVALAVSLGFIHVAGYPQDSGDNEQVLVNNKCQCVTVTSKFIPSKENPGEEILERNIRILVPLKARENISDPMSPLRTTFVYRMTELCKKCDPVEIELGGEIYQAQQSTSCNEPETCYTYNRDKCYTSTFPLVYNREIKNVKAALTPASCYAE, encoded by the exons ATGAAGAGCTCTTTGTTGCTGTGCGTGGCCTTGGCTGTCTCCTTGGGGTTCATCCATGTGGCAG GTTATCCACAGGACTCCGGAGACAACGAGCAAGTGCTGGTTAATAACAAGTGTCAGTGTGTAACAGTGACCTCAAAGTTCATCCCATCCAAAGAAAATCCTGGTGAAGAGATCCTGGAGAGGAACATACGCATCCT AGTCCCCCTGAAGGCTCGAGAGAACATCTCTGACCCCATGTCCCCGCTCAGAACCACTTTTGTCTACCGCATGACTGAACT ctgcaaaaAATGCGATCCCGTAGAAATTGAGCTGGGTGGCGAGATATACCAGGCCCAGCAGAGCACCTCCTGCAACGAACCTGAAACCTGCTATACCTACAACAGGGACAAGTGCTACACCTCAACCTTCCCATTGGTCTACAACAGGGAGATCAAAAACGTTAAGGCAGCTCTGACACCAGCATCCTGCTACGCCGAATAG